A single Nomascus leucogenys isolate Asia chromosome 14, Asia_NLE_v1, whole genome shotgun sequence DNA region contains:
- the SECTM1 gene encoding LOW QUALITY PROTEIN: secreted and transmembrane protein 1 (The sequence of the model RefSeq protein was modified relative to this genomic sequence to represent the inferred CDS: substituted 1 base at 1 genomic stop codon): MQTCPLAFPGPVSRALGALLFLAASLGAQNEGWDSPICTEGVVSVSWGENAVMSCNISNAFSHVNIKLHAHGQESAIFNEVAPGYFSRDGWQLQVQGGMAQLVIKGARDSHAGLYMWHLVGHQRNNRQVTLEVSGAEPQSAPDAWSWPVPAVVTAIFILLVALVMFAWYRCRCSXQCREKKFFLLEPQMKVRALRAGTQQGLSRASPDLWTPDSKPTPRPLALVFKPSAFGPLELLSPQPLFPDATDPQPPARQRGHRRASPECRTWVAGPGPLVPPG; this comes from the exons ATGCAGACCTGCCCCCTGGCGTTCCCTGGCCCCGTTTCCCGGGCCCTTGGGGCCCTCCTGTTCCTGGCTGCCTCCTTGGGTGCTCAGAATGAAG GCTGGGATAGCCCCATCTGCACGGAGGGGGTAGTCTCTGTGTCTTGGGGCGAGAACGCCGTCATGTCCTGCAACATCTCCAACGCCTTCTCCCATGTCAACATCAAGCTGCATGCCCACGGGCAGGAGAGCGCCATCTTCAATGAGGTGGCTCCAGGCTACTTCTCCCGGGACGGCTGGCAGCTCCAGGTTCAGGGAGGCATGGCCCAGCTGGTGATCAAAGGTGCCCGGGACTCCCACGCTGGGCTGTACATGTGGCACCTCGTGGGACACCAGAGAAATAACAGACAAGTCACACTGGAGGTTTCAG GTGCAGAACCCCAGTCCGCCCCAGATGCTTGGTCCTGGCCTGTGCCAGCAGTGGTCACTGCCATCTTCATCCTCTTGGTCGCTCTGGTCATGTTCGCCTGGTACAGGTGCCGCTGTTCCTAGCAGTGCCGGGAG AAGAAGTTCTTCCTCCTAGAACCCCAGATGAAGGTCAGAGCCCTCAGAGCAGGAACCCAGCAGGGCCTGAGCAGAGCCTCCCCTGACCTGTGGACCCCAGACTCCAAGCCCACCCCAAGGCCACTGGCACTGGTGTTCAAACCCTCAGCATTTGGACCCCTGGAGCTGCTGTCTCCCCAGCCCTTGTTTCCAGATGCCACAGACCCACAGCCGCCTGCAAGGCAGAGAGGACACAGGAGAGCCAGCCCTGAGTGCCGAACTTGGGTGGCGGGGCCTGGGCCTCTCGTCCCACCTGGATAG